The proteins below are encoded in one region of Tessaracoccus aquimaris:
- a CDS encoding iron-siderophore ABC transporter substrate-binding protein translates to MRKPRIITAALAIAGLALAACGSPAGPSNADPSVTPSGAASPQASSNAFPVEITSALGTATIAEAPKRVATWGWGSTEAAISVGVYPVAVAEQSWTVGAGNLLPWVEAAYDEAGVEKPAVLTDADGGATFPYEELIAADPDLIVAPYSGLTQEQFDTLSDIAPVVAYPAAPWTTGWQDTITITAEALGRGAEGEKVLSGIDDSLAAMKAAHPEFEGKTIAGIWDGDGSVSVYTGADPRIGILTELGLKVAPSVSELDTSNGGFYYELSYEQLDKLDADILIAYHANEQDAKAFLTKPALQAIPAVKAGRVAQVSDPVTVSSVSPPTALTFDWKDGLPSLVDKLSVAAKK, encoded by the coding sequence ATGCGGAAGCCACGCATCATCACCGCGGCGCTCGCCATCGCCGGGCTCGCCCTCGCCGCCTGCGGCTCGCCTGCCGGACCGTCGAACGCCGATCCAAGCGTGACGCCGAGCGGGGCCGCCAGCCCTCAAGCCAGCAGCAACGCCTTCCCCGTCGAGATCACCAGCGCGCTCGGCACCGCCACCATCGCCGAGGCGCCGAAGCGCGTCGCCACGTGGGGTTGGGGATCGACCGAGGCGGCCATCTCGGTCGGCGTCTACCCTGTCGCGGTCGCCGAGCAGTCCTGGACCGTCGGGGCAGGCAACCTGCTGCCTTGGGTCGAGGCCGCCTACGACGAGGCTGGCGTCGAGAAGCCCGCAGTGCTCACGGATGCTGACGGCGGCGCCACCTTCCCGTACGAGGAGCTCATCGCCGCCGACCCCGACCTGATCGTCGCGCCCTACTCCGGGCTCACGCAGGAGCAGTTCGACACCCTGAGCGACATCGCGCCGGTGGTCGCCTACCCCGCGGCCCCTTGGACGACCGGATGGCAGGACACCATCACGATCACGGCCGAGGCCCTCGGCCGTGGCGCGGAGGGTGAGAAGGTCCTGAGCGGCATCGACGACTCGCTCGCGGCCATGAAGGCGGCCCACCCCGAGTTCGAGGGTAAGACGATCGCGGGCATCTGGGACGGCGACGGATCCGTCTCCGTGTACACGGGGGCGGACCCCCGGATCGGGATCCTCACGGAGCTCGGCCTGAAGGTGGCCCCGAGCGTCTCTGAACTGGACACGTCGAACGGCGGCTTCTACTACGAGCTCAGCTATGAGCAGTTGGACAAGCTAGATGCCGACATCCTGATCGCCTACCACGCCAACGAGCAGGACGCGAAGGCGTTCCTGACCAAGCCAGCCCTCCAGGCGATCCCCGCGGTGAAGGCCGGTCGCGTCGCGCAGGTCAGCGACCCCGTCACCGTCTCCTCGGTCTCGCCGCCCACCGCGCTGACCTTCGACTGGAAGGACGGGCTCCCGTCGCTGGTCGACAAGCTCTCCGTGGCGGCGAAGAAGTAG
- a CDS encoding ABC transporter ATP-binding protein, producing the protein MNDHAFEALGITVAYDSRVVISGLDFAVPSGAVTVIVGPNACGKSTLLRSMAGLHRVAAGEVRLDGESIERLGRRTVARTVAVLPQSSTAPDGVRVGELVARGRYPHQGWFGFARSDDDQIVAKALSDTGIADLADRRVEELSGGQRQRVWIAMVLAQDSDIVLLDEPTTYLDVTHQLDLLDLLADLNRERGTTVVMVLHELNLAARYADHLVMMRDGAIVAQGPPAEVVTADAIRDVFGLDSHVIPDPVSGTPLVVPVGRSHAA; encoded by the coding sequence ATGAACGACCATGCATTCGAGGCCCTCGGCATCACCGTCGCCTACGACTCGAGGGTGGTGATCTCAGGGCTCGACTTCGCGGTGCCGTCCGGGGCGGTCACCGTCATCGTCGGCCCGAACGCCTGCGGCAAGTCAACCCTGTTGCGCTCCATGGCGGGGCTACACCGGGTCGCCGCGGGCGAGGTGAGGCTCGACGGCGAGTCGATCGAGCGGCTCGGGCGACGTACCGTGGCCAGGACCGTCGCCGTGTTGCCGCAGTCGTCCACCGCGCCCGACGGCGTTCGCGTCGGCGAGTTGGTGGCCCGGGGCCGCTACCCGCATCAGGGCTGGTTCGGGTTCGCGCGAAGCGACGACGACCAGATCGTCGCGAAGGCCCTCTCCGACACCGGGATCGCCGACCTGGCCGATCGACGGGTCGAGGAACTGTCGGGAGGTCAGCGGCAACGCGTCTGGATAGCGATGGTGCTGGCCCAGGACAGCGACATCGTCCTGCTCGACGAGCCGACGACGTACCTCGACGTCACGCACCAACTCGACCTGCTCGACCTGCTCGCCGACCTCAACCGTGAGCGGGGAACCACCGTGGTGATGGTGCTGCACGAACTCAACCTCGCCGCCCGCTACGCCGACCACCTCGTCATGATGCGCGACGGCGCGATCGTCGCGCAGGGCCCGCCCGCAGAGGTCGTCACGGCCGACGCCATCCGCGACGTGTTCGGCCTCGACTCCCACGTCATCCCCGACCCAGTCTCCGGCACGCCGCTCGTCGTGCCCGTCGGCCGCAGCCACGCGGCCTGA
- a CDS encoding iron ABC transporter permease produces the protein MHTLRLPRIEAALWAGAAFGLAGAVFQSVLRNPLASPDILGISSGASLGAVAAVLWFGWSGVAISLSAFVGALVVALAIWALAWRKGLHGIRFVLVGIGLSYLSGSLISWLLSESSVREAQPVLLWTIGSVADVRGDHLDVLGWLVLAFATVIALSARPLRALSLGDELAKGLGVSLDRSRLVLLLASVALVATAISLTGPIAFVALLAAPIARRLQNDGGPALLVSCFVGAALTLAADVLGQHAVPGLVAPVGIVTGLIGAPYLLVLLAGQRKATS, from the coding sequence GTGCACACCCTCCGGCTGCCGCGGATCGAGGCGGCACTGTGGGCCGGCGCCGCATTCGGGCTCGCCGGCGCGGTGTTCCAGTCGGTGCTGCGCAACCCGCTCGCCAGCCCCGACATCCTCGGCATCTCGTCGGGGGCGAGCCTCGGCGCGGTCGCCGCGGTGCTCTGGTTCGGATGGAGCGGCGTGGCGATCTCGCTCAGCGCGTTCGTGGGCGCCCTCGTCGTCGCCCTGGCCATCTGGGCCCTCGCATGGCGAAAGGGCCTGCACGGCATCCGGTTCGTGCTGGTCGGCATCGGGCTGTCCTACCTGAGCGGCTCGCTGATCAGTTGGCTGCTGAGCGAGTCGTCGGTGCGCGAGGCCCAGCCCGTGCTGCTGTGGACGATCGGGAGCGTCGCAGACGTGCGGGGCGACCACCTTGACGTCCTCGGATGGCTGGTCCTGGCCTTCGCGACCGTGATCGCTCTCTCGGCCCGGCCGCTCCGGGCCCTCTCGCTCGGGGACGAACTCGCCAAGGGCCTCGGGGTGAGCCTCGACCGGAGCCGCCTGGTGCTACTGCTCGCGTCCGTCGCCCTCGTTGCAACGGCGATCAGCCTCACCGGCCCCATCGCCTTCGTGGCGCTGCTCGCCGCGCCGATCGCGCGCCGCCTGCAGAACGACGGCGGCCCAGCGCTCCTGGTGTCGTGCTTCGTCGGTGCCGCTCTCACCCTCGCCGCCGACGTGCTGGGGCAGCACGCCGTCCCTGGGCTCGTCGCGCCGGTCGGGATCGTCACCGGCCTCATCGGCGCCCCCTACCTGCTCGTCCTCCTGGCCGGGCAACGAAAGGCCACCTCATGA
- a CDS encoding FecCD family ABC transporter permease, producing MTVTTSPAAAAGAVLRARRNRAGWVFAGALAVLVVICCASLLLGVRDLDPATVWQALTAPVADNVDHMVVLQQRVPRTLIGLAAGVALGVAGVVIQGVTRNPIADPGLLGINSGASLAVVLAIQLLGVTSAVGYVWFAFAGAALAAAVVFSFGHAQPVQLALVGAALVALISPLITLVLLRDQATFNSYRFWVVGALTGRDLRSLALMLPFLLVGLALAAVLAHRLNALALGDDVARGLGQDVGVTRALAAAAIVLLCGTAVSLAGPIALVGLVVPHAARRLVGADHHLTTALAVLLGPIMLLLADVIGRLVVSNDELEAGVVAAFLGAPVLVAVARGRRVVGL from the coding sequence ATGACCGTCACGACCTCCCCGGCTGCCGCGGCCGGGGCCGTGCTGCGAGCACGCAGGAACCGCGCCGGGTGGGTGTTCGCGGGCGCCCTCGCGGTGCTTGTCGTGATCTGCTGCGCCAGCCTGCTCCTCGGCGTCCGTGACCTCGACCCGGCGACCGTATGGCAGGCGTTGACCGCACCCGTCGCCGACAATGTGGACCACATGGTCGTGCTGCAGCAACGCGTGCCGCGAACCCTCATCGGGCTCGCCGCCGGGGTCGCGCTCGGCGTGGCTGGCGTCGTCATTCAGGGCGTGACGCGCAACCCGATCGCCGACCCCGGCCTGCTCGGCATCAACTCCGGGGCCTCGCTCGCCGTCGTGCTCGCCATCCAACTGCTCGGCGTAACGTCCGCCGTCGGCTACGTCTGGTTCGCGTTCGCGGGGGCCGCGCTCGCCGCCGCCGTCGTGTTCTCCTTCGGGCACGCCCAGCCGGTTCAGCTCGCCCTGGTCGGCGCCGCCCTGGTCGCGCTGATCTCCCCGCTGATCACCCTCGTCCTGCTGCGCGACCAGGCCACCTTCAACTCGTACCGGTTCTGGGTCGTCGGCGCGCTCACGGGCCGCGACCTGCGCTCGCTCGCCCTGATGCTGCCCTTCCTGCTCGTCGGACTCGCCCTCGCCGCCGTCCTCGCCCACCGCCTGAACGCCCTGGCATTGGGCGACGACGTCGCCCGCGGGCTGGGGCAGGACGTCGGCGTCACCCGGGCACTGGCCGCCGCTGCGATCGTGCTGCTCTGCGGCACCGCCGTCTCCCTGGCGGGGCCCATCGCGCTGGTCGGGCTGGTGGTGCCGCACGCCGCCCGGCGCCTTGTCGGCGCGGATCATCACCTCACCACGGCGCTCGCGGTGCTGCTCGGCCCCATCATGCTGCTGCTCGCCGACGTGATCGGACGGTTGGTCGTCAGCAACGACGAACTCGAGGCGGGCGTGGTCGCGGCGTTCCTCGGTGCGCCGGTGCTCGTCGCCGTCGCGCGCGGTCGAAGGGTGGTCGGCCTGTGA
- a CDS encoding siderophore-interacting protein has translation MSSAPASNDARPAYRAFRVSVARTRRLSPHFTRITFTGDDLLDFGTAGLDQRVKVVLPLPEVGFEHFPQVADWYAAWRELPSERRNPFRTYTVRAVRPEQREVDIDFVGHGDAGPASRWAARAAAGDEVVIVGPDERSPGRALGIDWRPGHVSTHLLAGDETAAPAIASILATLPPDATGVALIEVPDAADALDLVAPEGVSVRFLPRTPDGDQGQRLIPALRDWVARTCSAAGRVPEPSRPTTFDDPDDAPLWDVPEGSSLDADCYAWIAGEAGMVKALRRFLVTDAGLDRRQVAFMGYWRTGRAELD, from the coding sequence ATGTCTTCCGCACCTGCCTCGAACGACGCCCGCCCCGCCTACCGGGCCTTCCGGGTCAGCGTGGCGCGCACCCGCCGTCTCAGCCCGCACTTCACGCGGATCACCTTCACGGGCGACGATCTCCTCGACTTCGGCACCGCCGGGCTCGACCAGCGCGTCAAGGTCGTGCTGCCCTTGCCGGAGGTCGGATTCGAGCACTTCCCGCAGGTGGCCGACTGGTACGCCGCATGGCGGGAACTCCCCTCGGAGCGCCGCAACCCGTTCCGCACCTACACGGTGCGCGCCGTCCGGCCGGAGCAGCGCGAGGTCGACATCGACTTCGTCGGTCACGGCGACGCCGGGCCCGCGAGCCGATGGGCGGCGCGCGCGGCCGCCGGTGACGAGGTCGTCATCGTCGGCCCCGACGAGCGAAGCCCGGGGCGCGCCCTCGGCATCGACTGGCGCCCCGGTCACGTCAGCACCCACCTGCTGGCAGGCGATGAGACCGCCGCCCCTGCCATCGCGTCGATCCTCGCGACGCTTCCACCCGACGCAACGGGGGTCGCGCTGATCGAGGTCCCGGACGCCGCGGATGCCCTCGACCTGGTCGCCCCGGAGGGCGTCAGCGTCCGGTTCCTTCCCCGCACACCCGACGGCGACCAGGGCCAGCGACTGATCCCGGCGCTGCGCGACTGGGTCGCGCGGACCTGCTCCGCCGCTGGTCGCGTGCCGGAGCCTTCGCGGCCGACGACGTTCGACGACCCCGACGACGCCCCCCTCTGGGACGTTCCCGAGGGGAGCAGCCTCGACGCCGACTGCTACGCCTGGATCGCGGGCGAGGCGGGCATGGTCAAGGCCCTTCGCCGCTTCCTCGTCACCGACGCCGGCTTGGACCGCCGCCAGGTCGCCTTCATGGGCTACTGGCGCACAGGCCGGGCAGAGCTGGACTGA
- a CDS encoding RNA polymerase sigma factor has product MNASLTEALRRNADDLLAYFERRVVPRSEAGDLLAETMLQAWRRAENTPTDETEARMWLFGIAGNVALNHSRGRRRRNALADKLRQALDRQQEPDPAEAIAVRDAVARLDPSQAELVRLIHWDGFSITEAATIMGLNASTARGRYAAAKGRLRALIGEAASVT; this is encoded by the coding sequence GTGAACGCCTCCCTCACCGAGGCGCTCCGCCGCAACGCCGACGACCTGCTCGCCTACTTCGAGCGTCGCGTCGTGCCACGCTCCGAGGCAGGCGACCTGCTCGCCGAGACCATGCTTCAGGCATGGCGACGGGCCGAGAACACCCCGACCGACGAGACGGAGGCCCGCATGTGGCTCTTCGGGATCGCCGGCAACGTGGCGCTGAACCACTCCCGCGGACGCCGTCGCCGCAACGCCCTCGCCGACAAGCTGCGTCAGGCACTCGACCGGCAGCAAGAGCCTGATCCGGCAGAGGCGATCGCCGTGCGCGACGCGGTCGCGCGGCTCGATCCGAGCCAGGCCGAGCTGGTGCGTCTGATCCACTGGGACGGGTTCAGCATCACCGAGGCGGCAACGATCATGGGCCTCAACGCGTCGACGGCGCGCGGTAGATACGCCGCAGCGAAGGGCAGGCTCCGCGCCCTGATTGGCGAGGCGGCCAGCGTCACCTGA
- a CDS encoding NAD(+) synthase, which translates to MEFTSLYSHGFARVAACTVPVALGDPATNAERIIEQVRLCHDDGAAIALFPELSVSGYSLDDLLLQDVLLDAVDAAIVRIAEETADLMPLVVVGAPLATDRRLFNCAVVIQRGNVLGVVPKSYLPNYREFYEKRHFADAAGDADLGALLRPHWPTAMDDAEIPFGTDLVFEAADVPGLKVFVEICEDMWVPIPPSTKAALAGASVVLNLSASPITIGRAEDRALMARSQSARCQVAYVYSAASLGESSTDLSWDGQSMIYEAGDELAQSERFLPDANRLIADVDLDRLAQERLRQGSMDDNARANGVGAFSLTPILFEVDPPEADLGLRRPLDRFPFVPDDPARLNQDCYEAYNIQVSALERRMLSMSGGVAEKAPKIVIGVSGGLDSTHALIVAAKACDRLGLPRTHILAFTLPGFATSDHTKSNATLLSEALGVTFDTVDIKPMAEALLKALGHPAGDGEPVYDVTYENVQAGLRTDFLFRAANQRGGFVLGTGDLSELALGWCTYGVGDQMSHYGVNAGVPKTLMQHLIRWVISSDQFPEEGVNETLDSILNTEISPELIPVADGAKPQSTQDSIGPYALHDFTLFGVLRRGYRPSKIAFLEWHAWRDAETGEWPPGYPEADHLAYDLTTIKKWMAVFLKRFFSNQFKRTAMPNGPKVLAGGSLSPRGDWRMPSDASARVWLEELEANVPDEA; encoded by the coding sequence ATGGAGTTCACCTCGCTGTACAGCCACGGTTTTGCGCGGGTCGCGGCCTGCACCGTCCCCGTCGCGTTGGGAGATCCGGCCACCAACGCCGAACGGATCATCGAGCAGGTGCGGCTCTGCCACGACGACGGGGCCGCGATCGCGCTGTTCCCAGAACTGTCGGTCAGCGGCTACTCCCTCGATGACCTGCTGCTGCAGGACGTGCTGCTCGACGCCGTCGACGCCGCCATCGTCCGGATCGCCGAGGAGACCGCCGACCTGATGCCGCTCGTGGTGGTCGGGGCCCCGCTCGCCACGGATCGTCGGCTGTTCAACTGCGCGGTCGTCATCCAGCGCGGCAACGTGCTCGGCGTCGTGCCCAAGAGCTACCTGCCCAACTACCGCGAGTTCTACGAGAAGCGCCACTTCGCCGACGCGGCAGGCGACGCCGACCTCGGGGCCCTGCTGCGGCCGCACTGGCCGACGGCGATGGACGATGCGGAGATCCCGTTCGGCACCGACCTGGTCTTCGAGGCCGCCGACGTGCCCGGCTTGAAGGTCTTCGTCGAGATCTGCGAGGACATGTGGGTGCCGATCCCGCCGTCGACGAAGGCCGCGCTTGCGGGCGCCTCGGTCGTGCTGAACCTCAGCGCCTCCCCGATCACGATCGGCCGCGCCGAGGACCGCGCGCTGATGGCCAGGTCGCAGAGCGCCCGCTGCCAGGTCGCCTACGTCTACTCGGCCGCCAGTCTCGGGGAGTCGTCGACCGACCTGAGCTGGGACGGGCAGTCGATGATCTACGAGGCGGGCGACGAACTCGCCCAGTCGGAGCGCTTCCTGCCCGACGCGAACCGGCTGATCGCCGACGTCGACCTCGACCGCCTTGCGCAGGAGCGGCTGCGGCAGGGTTCGATGGACGACAATGCCCGCGCCAACGGCGTCGGCGCGTTCTCCCTCACGCCGATCCTGTTCGAGGTCGATCCGCCGGAGGCCGACCTCGGCCTGCGTCGCCCGCTGGACAGGTTCCCGTTCGTGCCCGACGACCCGGCCCGCCTCAACCAGGACTGCTACGAGGCGTACAACATCCAGGTCTCCGCGCTGGAGCGGCGGATGCTGTCGATGTCGGGTGGCGTCGCTGAGAAGGCCCCCAAGATCGTGATCGGCGTCTCCGGTGGGCTCGACTCGACGCACGCGCTGATCGTCGCCGCAAAGGCATGCGACCGGCTCGGGCTGCCCCGCACCCACATCCTCGCGTTCACGCTTCCCGGATTCGCGACCTCCGACCACACGAAGAGCAACGCGACGCTGCTGTCGGAGGCGCTCGGCGTCACGTTCGACACCGTCGACATCAAGCCGATGGCCGAGGCCCTGCTGAAGGCGCTCGGGCACCCGGCGGGCGACGGTGAGCCCGTCTACGACGTCACCTACGAGAACGTCCAGGCAGGGCTGCGCACCGACTTCCTGTTCCGCGCCGCGAACCAGCGGGGCGGCTTCGTGCTCGGCACCGGCGACCTGTCCGAACTGGCACTCGGCTGGTGCACCTACGGCGTCGGCGACCAGATGAGCCACTACGGCGTCAACGCCGGGGTCCCGAAGACGCTGATGCAGCACCTGATCCGGTGGGTGATCAGCTCCGACCAGTTCCCGGAGGAGGGCGTCAACGAGACCCTCGACTCGATCCTGAACACGGAGATCTCGCCCGAGCTGATCCCGGTCGCCGACGGGGCGAAGCCGCAGTCGACGCAGGACTCGATCGGCCCCTACGCGCTGCACGACTTCACCCTGTTCGGCGTGCTGCGCCGCGGCTACCGGCCGAGCAAGATCGCCTTCCTCGAGTGGCACGCCTGGCGCGACGCCGAAACGGGGGAGTGGCCGCCCGGCTACCCCGAGGCCGACCACCTCGCCTACGACCTGACCACCATCAAGAAGTGGATGGCGGTCTTCCTGAAGCGGTTCTTCTCCAACCAGTTCAAGCGCACCGCCATGCCCAACGGGCCCAAGGTCCTGGCGGGAGGCTCGCTCTCCCCGCGCGGCGACTGGCGGATGCCGTCGGACGCGTCGGCGCGGGTGTGGCTCGAGGAGTTGGAAGCCAACGTGCCCGACGAGGCCTGA
- a CDS encoding DUF4126 domain-containing protein: protein MEMLPMTFAAGWASGINAYATVLVLGLLGRFLGVDSVPAGLERTDVLIVMGVLCVIEFVADKVPVVDSIWDVPSTVVRPVAGAVIGALMAGASGDLWTVTLASVGGITALVSHLAKASIRLAVNSSPEPVTNISASVAGDVGVVGVTTLAVLYPVAAAVIAGVLLVAMIVLAVILARFARRGWRWVKRRWAKEAEVVQ, encoded by the coding sequence ATGGAAATGCTCCCGATGACCTTCGCGGCCGGCTGGGCCTCTGGCATCAACGCCTACGCGACGGTGCTCGTGCTCGGCCTGCTCGGCCGCTTCCTCGGCGTCGACAGCGTGCCAGCCGGGCTGGAGCGCACCGACGTGCTGATCGTGATGGGCGTGCTGTGCGTCATCGAGTTCGTGGCGGACAAGGTGCCCGTCGTCGACTCCATCTGGGACGTTCCCTCCACCGTGGTCCGCCCGGTCGCGGGGGCGGTCATCGGCGCGCTGATGGCCGGCGCCTCCGGGGATCTGTGGACGGTGACCCTCGCGTCCGTCGGCGGCATCACGGCGCTCGTGAGTCACCTGGCGAAGGCCAGCATCAGGCTGGCCGTGAACAGTTCACCCGAGCCGGTCACCAACATCTCCGCCTCCGTCGCGGGCGACGTCGGGGTCGTCGGCGTGACCACCCTGGCCGTGCTGTATCCGGTCGCCGCCGCGGTGATCGCAGGCGTCCTGTTGGTGGCGATGATCGTGCTCGCCGTCATCCTGGCGCGGTTCGCGCGCCGCGGTTGGCGGTGGGTGAAGCGGCGCTGGGCCAAGGAGGCCGAGGTCGTTCAGTAG
- a CDS encoding low molecular weight phosphatase family protein: MARPSVLFVCVKNGGKSQIAAALMRRLGGVDVFSAGTAPGSALNAESEAAVAEVGASMSGEVPRPIDPTVLAGVDRVVVLGEEAVVDPVDGMRGPIETWITDEPSLRGIGAWTGCGWCATTSPPGWRGSTPNCWSPALVEP, translated from the coding sequence ATGGCACGTCCATCAGTGTTGTTCGTGTGTGTCAAGAACGGCGGCAAGTCGCAGATCGCAGCGGCGCTGATGCGTCGGCTGGGTGGGGTCGACGTGTTCTCGGCCGGGACGGCCCCCGGCTCGGCGTTGAACGCGGAGTCGGAGGCGGCGGTCGCCGAGGTGGGCGCCTCGATGAGCGGCGAGGTGCCGCGGCCGATCGACCCGACGGTATTGGCGGGCGTGGACCGCGTGGTGGTGCTGGGCGAGGAGGCGGTCGTCGACCCGGTCGACGGGATGCGAGGGCCGATCGAGACGTGGATCACCGACGAGCCGTCGCTGCGCGGCATCGGGGCATGGACCGGATGCGGTTGGTGCGCGACGACATCGCCGCCCGGGTGGAGAGGCTCCACGCCGAACTGCTGGAGCCCTGCGCTGGTTGAGCCATGA
- a CDS encoding diacylglycerol/lipid kinase family protein has protein sequence MGESVWFETEKDSPGTEQARSAIDQGCDVVIAVGGDGTVRAVAEGMHGSGVPLALVPQGTGNLLAHHLALPIDDLSASVDIALNGQTRSIDIGLADWTRPDGSKESHAFAVMAGMGLDAQIMSSTDEGLKKRVGVLAYVKAGAVALLKGRRMTLQYRIDGGEPKLTKVHTVLVGNVGTIGKNVTLMPDASIDDGILDVVAARPVGPLGWIAVAWRVLVDNGFLRRLKSTRMRERDDNARELRYLQCTHIDLNLREPEEIELDGDHFGEIRSASIEVARDALAVKIKAG, from the coding sequence CTGGGGGAGAGCGTCTGGTTCGAGACGGAGAAGGACTCGCCTGGCACCGAACAGGCACGCTCGGCCATCGACCAAGGGTGCGACGTCGTGATCGCGGTCGGAGGCGACGGGACCGTTCGCGCGGTCGCGGAGGGTATGCATGGCAGCGGCGTTCCGCTTGCCCTCGTCCCACAGGGCACCGGAAACCTGCTGGCCCACCACCTTGCCCTCCCCATCGACGACCTGTCCGCCTCAGTCGACATCGCCCTGAACGGCCAGACGCGCTCCATCGACATCGGGCTTGCCGACTGGACGCGGCCCGACGGATCGAAGGAGAGCCACGCATTCGCGGTGATGGCTGGGATGGGGCTCGACGCGCAGATCATGTCGTCGACCGACGAGGGCCTGAAGAAGCGGGTCGGGGTGCTCGCCTACGTGAAGGCTGGCGCGGTCGCGCTCCTCAAGGGTCGCAGGATGACGCTCCAGTACCGGATCGACGGCGGCGAACCGAAGCTCACCAAGGTGCACACCGTGCTGGTCGGCAACGTCGGCACCATCGGGAAGAACGTGACGCTGATGCCGGACGCGTCCATCGACGACGGCATCCTGGACGTGGTCGCCGCCCGGCCGGTCGGCCCGCTCGGCTGGATCGCGGTCGCCTGGCGGGTGCTCGTCGACAACGGCTTCCTGCGGAGGCTGAAGTCGACGAGGATGCGCGAGCGCGACGACAACGCCCGCGAACTGCGCTACCTGCAGTGCACCCACATCGACCTCAACCTGCGCGAGCCCGAGGAGATCGAACTGGACGGGGATCACTTCGGCGAGATCCGATCGGCGAGCATCGAGGTCGCCCGCGACGCTCTGGCGGTCAAGATCAAAGCTGGTTGA